A portion of the Mesobacillus sp. AQ2 genome contains these proteins:
- a CDS encoding methyl-accepting chemotaxis protein: MTIKKKLLLNLLLAIGLSIVMISFIIYRMLMVQASNQDYVQVLLTVQNLEAETSATKQSLSNFSFSPTEGNRQDALAKMEKTSKIFAQAEGLIQQENSKKVLDKAFEKFNALKSEAEKALDDKISAEVKRQSLRSEGVLNDLYLLNIQVNDYYDYLQEDLKNQIQFIILSAIIGSILLVVVAGGIGIRLTSSITRPLKQIAINAQEIAKGNLMIEKVPYKHKDELGTLNESFDMMASQLTSLLQKVNRTSKEVEEFAAEIEQENVSLTEISNQVAVSTDELSAGAQTVSEDLQQSVELIDDMDKEIMLNLDYSQESSSYSQEAVEAIGEGRKAIEGQKVLITENKAASYSIQTATGKFVGYAAKIEDMAKSVSAIAAQTNLLALNAAIEAARAGEAGKGFAVVASEVRKLAEESNLATTQIFDMVNLLKTGLDEIGEAVNKGGAIADEQMDSMNLTMSAFENIEARVSGISEKITQLVSGMEASKELGAKVLHNVESISAVVEETAAGSEEISASTTEQLSAFGNLSKKVTDLRKLTNELNESVSIFKFNK, from the coding sequence ATGACAATAAAAAAGAAATTACTATTGAATTTATTGCTCGCCATTGGCTTATCGATTGTGATGATTTCTTTTATCATTTACAGAATGCTGATGGTCCAGGCATCTAATCAAGATTATGTACAGGTACTGCTGACCGTTCAGAACCTGGAGGCTGAAACATCGGCAACCAAACAATCGCTAAGCAATTTTTCCTTCAGTCCGACCGAAGGGAACAGGCAGGATGCATTAGCGAAAATGGAGAAGACCTCTAAAATTTTTGCTCAGGCAGAAGGATTGATTCAGCAGGAAAACAGCAAGAAAGTGTTGGACAAAGCTTTTGAAAAGTTTAATGCACTCAAATCCGAAGCTGAGAAGGCACTTGATGATAAAATCAGTGCCGAAGTGAAGCGGCAATCGCTGCGCAGTGAGGGCGTCCTAAATGATCTGTACCTCTTGAATATCCAGGTAAATGATTATTACGATTATCTTCAGGAGGATTTGAAGAACCAGATTCAATTCATAATCCTCTCGGCAATCATCGGCAGCATCCTGCTTGTTGTTGTTGCCGGGGGAATCGGGATCAGGCTGACGAGTTCGATTACAAGGCCATTGAAGCAGATTGCCATCAATGCCCAGGAAATCGCCAAAGGAAACCTGATGATTGAAAAAGTCCCATACAAGCATAAGGATGAGCTGGGGACTTTGAATGAGTCCTTCGACATGATGGCATCTCAATTGACTTCCTTGCTGCAAAAGGTGAATAGGACAAGCAAAGAAGTGGAAGAGTTTGCAGCGGAAATTGAACAGGAAAATGTATCGCTGACAGAGATTTCTAATCAGGTAGCTGTATCAACGGATGAGCTTTCAGCAGGTGCCCAAACTGTTTCGGAAGATCTGCAGCAATCCGTCGAACTGATTGACGACATGGATAAGGAAATCATGCTGAATCTGGACTACAGCCAGGAGTCATCCTCATATAGCCAGGAAGCAGTGGAAGCAATCGGAGAAGGCAGAAAAGCAATAGAAGGGCAAAAAGTGTTAATTACAGAAAACAAAGCGGCATCCTATTCCATCCAGACAGCAACGGGCAAGTTTGTTGGTTATGCCGCTAAAATTGAAGACATGGCCAAATCTGTTTCGGCAATCGCAGCCCAGACCAATCTGCTTGCGTTGAATGCAGCGATCGAAGCTGCAAGGGCTGGAGAGGCTGGCAAAGGATTTGCGGTCGTTGCGTCCGAGGTCAGGAAGCTGGCTGAAGAGTCAAACCTCGCAACAACGCAAATTTTCGATATGGTCAATCTGTTGAAGACTGGACTAGATGAAATCGGAGAAGCTGTGAACAAAGGCGGCGCCATCGCTGATGAGCAAATGGATTCGATGAACCTGACAATGTCAGCTTTTGAAAATATCGAAGCCAGAGTCAGCGGCATCTCTGAAAAAATCACCCAGCTTGTAAGCGGAATGGAAGCCTCCAAGGAACTGGGAGCCAAGGTCCTGCACAATGTTGAATCCATCAGTGCCGTCGTCGAAGAAACAGCAGCTGGAAGTGAAGAAATTTCAGCCTCCACAACGGAACAATTATCGGCATTCGGCAACCTTTCGAAAAAGGTAACAGACTTAAGGAAACTGACCAATGAGTTGAATGAATCTGTTTCTATCTTTAAGTTTAATAAATGA
- a CDS encoding MBL fold metallo-hydrolase codes for MKAMTSKEVTKKVFNKEPLFILDVRNESDFNDWKIEGENFEHLNIPYFDLLDGVEEILDQVPTDKEVLVVCAKEGSSVMVAEMLDEAGREVSYLQGGMKAWSEHLEPVKVGELKDGGSMYQFVRIGKGCLSYAVVSNGEAALIDATRMTDVYLDFAKELGVEIKHVFDTHLHADHISGGRKIAEATGATYWLPPKDADEVTFNYQPLEDGNNVKIGETNIDINALYTPGHTIGSTSFVVDEKYLLSGDILFIDSIGRPDLAGKAEDWVADLRNSLYNRYKQLSDDLVVLPAHFMIIEELNEDGSVSEKLGTLFAKNHGLNIEDEAEFRRLVTENLPPQPNAYQEIRETNMGKINPDDEKQREMEIGPNRCAVR; via the coding sequence ATGAAAGCAATGACGTCTAAAGAAGTAACAAAAAAAGTATTCAATAAAGAACCTTTATTTATCCTTGATGTCCGTAACGAGAGCGACTTCAATGATTGGAAAATCGAAGGCGAAAACTTCGAACATTTGAACATCCCTTACTTCGACCTTCTGGATGGAGTAGAAGAAATACTTGATCAGGTGCCAACTGACAAAGAAGTGCTTGTTGTCTGTGCAAAAGAGGGATCTTCTGTAATGGTCGCTGAAATGCTTGACGAGGCTGGCCGCGAAGTTTCATATCTTCAAGGCGGAATGAAAGCATGGAGTGAACACCTTGAGCCAGTTAAGGTTGGAGAGCTTAAAGATGGCGGATCCATGTACCAGTTCGTCCGCATCGGAAAAGGCTGCCTTTCTTACGCGGTCGTTTCAAACGGGGAAGCTGCTTTGATCGACGCAACAAGAATGACAGATGTATATCTTGATTTCGCTAAAGAGCTTGGCGTTGAAATCAAGCATGTATTCGATACACATCTGCACGCAGACCACATTTCTGGCGGCAGAAAAATTGCCGAAGCAACAGGTGCAACATACTGGCTGCCTCCAAAAGATGCTGATGAAGTAACATTCAACTACCAGCCTCTAGAAGATGGCAATAACGTTAAAATCGGTGAAACAAACATCGACATCAACGCTCTTTACACACCTGGCCACACAATTGGTTCCACTTCATTCGTGGTAGATGAAAAATATCTTCTGTCAGGGGATATACTATTCATTGACTCAATTGGTCGTCCGGACTTAGCTGGTAAAGCAGAAGACTGGGTAGCAGATTTAAGAAACTCACTATACAATCGCTACAAGCAGCTTTCTGATGACCTGGTTGTTCTTCCAGCACACTTCATGATCATCGAAGAGCTGAACGAAGATGGCAGTGTATCTGAAAAATTAGGTACTCTTTTCGCGAAAAACCATGGCTTGAACATCGAAGACGAAGCGGAATTCCGCAGACTTGTAACGGAGAACCTGCCACCGCAGCCAAATGCATACCAGGAAATCCGTGAAACAAATATGGGCAAAATCAACCCAGACGATGAGAAACAAAGAGAAATGGAAATCGGACCAAACCGCTGTGCGGTAAGATAA
- a CDS encoding sulfite exporter TauE/SafE family protein has protein sequence MDLSFFIVIFLIGFIGSYISGMVGIGGSIIKYPMLLYIPPLFGLAAFSAHEVSGISAVQVFFATIGGVWAYRKGGYLNKTLIIYMGASILVGSLIGSYGSRFMSEGGINLVYGILALIAAVMMFIPKKNVDDIPLDQVTFNKWLAAFFALIVGIGAGIVGAAGAFLLVPIMLVVLKIPTRMTIATSLAITFISSIGSTVGKIATGQVDFWPALIMVVASLIASPLGATAGKKVNTKVLQYILAVLILGTAIKIWMDIL, from the coding sequence ATGGATTTATCATTTTTTATCGTCATATTTTTAATTGGCTTTATCGGTTCTTATATTTCCGGGATGGTTGGAATTGGCGGTTCAATCATTAAATACCCAATGCTATTATACATTCCGCCATTGTTTGGTCTTGCCGCATTCAGCGCACATGAGGTTTCAGGGATCAGTGCTGTCCAGGTTTTCTTCGCGACCATCGGCGGTGTCTGGGCTTACCGTAAAGGCGGATATCTGAACAAAACATTGATCATTTACATGGGCGCATCGATCCTGGTTGGTTCCTTAATCGGAAGTTACGGTTCCCGCTTCATGTCAGAAGGCGGCATCAACCTTGTATACGGTATTCTTGCTTTGATTGCAGCAGTCATGATGTTCATCCCTAAGAAAAACGTCGATGACATCCCGCTTGATCAGGTAACATTCAACAAATGGCTTGCCGCATTTTTCGCCCTGATCGTCGGAATTGGCGCCGGTATCGTCGGCGCAGCTGGAGCATTCCTGCTAGTGCCAATCATGCTCGTCGTCCTGAAAATACCAACAAGGATGACCATCGCCACTTCACTGGCAATCACATTCATTTCATCAATCGGTTCAACAGTAGGTAAGATTGCCACTGGCCAAGTAGATTTCTGGCCGGCACTCATCATGGTTGTAGCAAGTCTGATCGCTTCACCGCTGGGAGCAACCGCTGGTAAAAAAGTAAACACAAAAGTTCTTCAATACATCCTTGCAGTACTGATCCTAGGTACAGCAATCAAAATCTGGATGGATATTCTTTAG
- a CDS encoding TrkH family potassium uptake protein, giving the protein MRRRLFIELDPPKILVLGFGTIILLGALLLSLPSATTDGKGLPLLDAFFTATSATCVTGLVVVDTGDTFTAFGEVVILSMIQVGGLGFMSFATLLAFILGKRISLKERLIIQESFNNENVEGVVRLVKRILIFTATAEIVGGILLSFRFSQDMAAGKAIYFGFFHAVSNFNNAGFDLMGGFRGLTAYAEDPIVNLTVTSLISLGGIGFIVMNELFEYRSTRRLSLHSKMALSVSSILVVGGALLIFILEYNNPATLKPLSAAGKIFGAFYQAVTPRTAGSNTLSIPDLKQSTLFLIIFLMFIGASPGSTGGGIKTTTFAVLIGAVKSQIRGREDVTFFGRRMDFSIVSKSLTVTLIAIFLVISMTMVLTITEPGKDFLMIFFEVVSAFSTVGLSMGLTPELSSFGKILILITMFAGRVGPLTLAYAVAKKRKEDHYRYPAGKVMIG; this is encoded by the coding sequence ATGCGTAGGAGATTGTTTATTGAGCTGGACCCTCCAAAGATACTCGTCTTAGGTTTTGGGACGATTATCCTGCTGGGGGCATTGCTGCTGTCACTGCCCTCTGCTACAACTGATGGTAAGGGGCTTCCGCTGCTTGATGCATTTTTCACTGCAACATCGGCTACATGTGTGACAGGGCTGGTTGTCGTGGATACCGGTGACACCTTTACTGCCTTTGGAGAAGTGGTCATCCTGTCGATGATCCAGGTCGGCGGTTTAGGATTTATGAGCTTTGCTACATTGCTCGCATTCATCTTGGGGAAAAGAATCTCATTAAAAGAAAGATTGATCATCCAGGAGTCTTTCAACAACGAGAACGTTGAAGGAGTCGTAAGGCTTGTAAAAAGAATCCTGATTTTCACAGCAACTGCCGAGATTGTCGGCGGAATCCTGTTATCATTCAGGTTTTCGCAGGATATGGCTGCGGGAAAAGCTATTTATTTCGGCTTCTTCCACGCAGTGTCAAACTTTAATAATGCCGGATTTGACTTGATGGGAGGTTTCAGGGGCCTTACTGCCTATGCTGAAGACCCGATCGTCAATCTTACGGTGACGTCACTGATCAGCCTGGGAGGCATCGGGTTCATTGTAATGAATGAACTATTCGAGTATCGAAGCACTCGCCGCTTGTCCCTGCATTCGAAAATGGCACTATCTGTTTCAAGTATTCTGGTAGTTGGCGGGGCTCTCCTGATTTTTATCCTGGAGTATAATAACCCTGCTACCCTGAAGCCTTTATCAGCGGCTGGTAAAATTTTCGGGGCATTTTATCAGGCTGTCACTCCAAGGACTGCGGGTTCAAATACCTTAAGCATTCCTGATTTAAAACAATCAACCTTGTTTTTGATCATCTTCCTGATGTTTATTGGCGCTTCTCCCGGATCAACAGGAGGGGGGATCAAGACTACCACATTTGCCGTCTTGATCGGTGCTGTCAAATCGCAAATCCGCGGCAGGGAAGATGTGACCTTCTTTGGAAGGAGGATGGATTTCTCCATCGTTTCCAAGTCTTTGACGGTTACACTTATTGCTATTTTCTTAGTGATATCCATGACGATGGTGTTAACTATCACAGAACCGGGAAAAGATTTTCTTATGATTTTTTTTGAAGTGGTGTCAGCCTTTTCGACTGTAGGACTTTCAATGGGCTTGACCCCTGAGCTGTCCTCATTCGGGAAAATTTTAATACTTATTACGATGTTTGCGGGCCGGGTTGGTCCATTGACACTTGCTTATGCAGTGGCAAAAAAAAGAAAAGAGGATCACTATCGATATCCAGCTGGAAAAGTGATGATTGGGTAG
- a CDS encoding sulfurtransferase TusA family protein: protein MNVAKVLDAKGLACPMPIVKTKKAITDLQSGDVLEIHTTDKGAVKDLAAWAQSTGNELLKHEEENGVFKFWMKKA, encoded by the coding sequence ATGAACGTAGCAAAAGTATTAGACGCAAAAGGACTTGCATGTCCAATGCCAATCGTAAAAACAAAGAAGGCCATCACTGACCTTCAATCCGGAGACGTACTCGAAATCCATACAACTGATAAAGGCGCTGTAAAAGATCTAGCAGCTTGGGCACAATCAACTGGAAACGAACTACTGAAGCATGAAGAAGAAAACGGTGTGTTCAAGTTCTGGATGAAGAAGGCCTAA
- a CDS encoding chromate transporter — MKQKDLFLAFFRVGILGYGGGPSSIPLVHKEVVDKYKWMDSDEFGDILALGNALPGPIATKMAGYIGYRVGGILGMVNALAATMIPTIILMIILLTTLNSYKDQPWVKGMADAVVPVVAVMLAVLTWDFIKKSGKSKLGWARTAIALIASLVLLQILNIHPAILIFILLLGALIKKDSSPIEKKQMGGEQK, encoded by the coding sequence TTGAAACAAAAAGATTTATTCCTGGCATTTTTCCGCGTGGGAATCCTTGGCTATGGCGGCGGGCCGTCATCGATTCCGCTCGTACATAAGGAAGTGGTAGATAAGTATAAATGGATGGACTCTGATGAGTTCGGTGATATTCTGGCTTTGGGAAATGCGCTCCCCGGTCCGATCGCGACGAAAATGGCAGGGTATATCGGCTATCGTGTGGGCGGGATCCTGGGCATGGTCAATGCCCTGGCCGCAACGATGATTCCGACGATTATCCTGATGATTATCCTGCTTACGACTCTGAACTCATACAAGGATCAGCCGTGGGTAAAAGGAATGGCAGATGCTGTTGTACCGGTTGTTGCCGTCATGCTCGCTGTCCTGACATGGGACTTCATTAAGAAATCGGGTAAATCGAAGCTTGGCTGGGCCAGGACAGCTATTGCGCTGATTGCCAGCCTGGTGCTCCTCCAGATCTTGAATATACATCCGGCAATCTTGATTTTCATTTTGCTGCTTGGCGCTTTAATAAAAAAAGACTCTTCTCCAATTGAAAAGAAACAAATGGGAGGGGAGCAGAAATGA
- a CDS encoding TrkA family potassium uptake protein, protein MAKQYAVIGMGRFGSSVATTLYYEGNEVLAIDKSEQHIEEYKEFVTHAVIGDSTDEQTLKAVGIRNFETVIVAIGDDIQASILTVLILKEMGVSNVVAKALNKHHAQVLFKVGADKVIFPERDMGERVAHQLMASPNVLNFIELSDDYSIEEIKLPMSMAGKNLIEINLRAKYNITVIGVKTANKVDISPDPEKTLRAEDILIVLGENGDLHKFAKIK, encoded by the coding sequence ATGGCAAAGCAATACGCAGTAATCGGGATGGGGCGTTTTGGGTCCAGTGTAGCGACAACACTGTATTATGAAGGAAATGAAGTGCTGGCGATTGATAAGAGCGAGCAGCATATTGAGGAATATAAAGAGTTTGTTACACATGCGGTAATCGGAGACTCAACTGATGAGCAAACCTTGAAGGCTGTGGGGATCAGGAACTTCGAGACGGTCATCGTGGCAATTGGCGATGATATCCAGGCAAGTATCCTTACCGTTCTGATTTTAAAAGAAATGGGCGTTTCCAATGTCGTGGCCAAAGCGCTCAACAAACACCATGCACAAGTATTATTCAAGGTTGGCGCTGACAAAGTCATCTTCCCTGAACGGGACATGGGGGAACGTGTTGCCCATCAACTGATGGCGTCCCCGAATGTATTGAATTTCATCGAGCTTTCAGATGATTACAGTATTGAGGAAATCAAGCTGCCAATGAGCATGGCAGGCAAAAACCTGATTGAAATCAATCTCCGTGCAAAATACAATATTACCGTAATCGGCGTCAAAACAGCAAATAAGGTCGATATTTCTCCAGATCCTGAAAAGACACTTCGAGCAGAAGATATTCTGATCGTCCTGGGAGAAAATGGCGACTTGCATAAATTCGCGAAAATTAAATAA
- a CDS encoding diacylglycerol kinase family protein, whose amino-acid sequence MKAMVIVNPSSGKEKANDYAEKIEETLRNNYEDIEIRRTEKEGDAAAFATEACVALYDAVIAMGGDGTINEAINGLAEQAHRPALGIIPLGTVNDFARALNIPLEPYEAISILEEQYLRPVDVGKVNESYFANVLAVGAIAEASYNVSAEQKTKLGPLAYFMEGTKSFLNGEAIKISVEHEGGKWEGETFLLLTALTNSVGGFEALAPEADVNDGKFHTFIIKKLSIPKIATLIPSLLRGELEESKEVEYIRTSYLNVSSNKPHVVNIDGEEGEPLPFSAKVLPGHLNIFVPVIKKT is encoded by the coding sequence ATGAAAGCGATGGTTATAGTGAATCCTTCTTCAGGTAAAGAAAAAGCGAATGATTATGCAGAAAAAATTGAAGAAACATTGCGAAACAATTATGAGGACATAGAGATCAGAAGAACGGAAAAAGAGGGAGATGCCGCTGCATTTGCCACCGAAGCATGCGTTGCTTTATATGATGCGGTCATCGCTATGGGCGGTGACGGAACCATCAATGAGGCCATCAATGGACTGGCCGAACAGGCACACCGGCCCGCTCTCGGCATAATACCGCTTGGGACAGTCAATGATTTTGCCAGGGCACTCAATATTCCGCTGGAACCTTATGAGGCCATCTCTATTTTAGAAGAGCAATATCTTCGTCCTGTTGATGTCGGAAAGGTCAATGAGTCTTATTTTGCCAATGTTCTTGCAGTTGGGGCGATCGCAGAAGCATCTTACAACGTAAGCGCCGAGCAAAAAACCAAACTTGGCCCACTGGCTTATTTTATGGAAGGTACAAAATCCTTCCTGAATGGCGAAGCTATTAAAATTAGTGTTGAACACGAAGGAGGGAAATGGGAAGGCGAGACTTTCCTTTTGCTTACTGCCCTCACAAATTCTGTTGGCGGATTTGAGGCACTTGCCCCTGAGGCAGACGTGAATGATGGTAAATTCCACACTTTTATCATAAAAAAGTTATCCATCCCAAAAATTGCAACCCTAATCCCTTCACTTTTGAGAGGAGAATTGGAAGAAAGCAAGGAGGTCGAATATATACGCACCTCCTATCTGAATGTATCCTCCAACAAACCTCATGTGGTCAACATCGACGGAGAAGAAGGCGAGCCGCTTCCATTCAGTGCAAAAGTTCTTCCAGGACATCTGAATATTTTTGTACCGGTCATTAAAAAAACCTGA
- a CDS encoding sulfurtransferase TusA family protein, whose protein sequence is METVKTNATVDAKGLACPMPIVRTKKAINNLNPGEVLEVLATDKGSRADIQAWSKSSGNQYLGTIEEGDVLKHYIRKGGSGEEQEETKFENIVSNEDVLKKLEANEDVLVLDVREPAEYAFGHIPNAVSVPFGDLENRMGELDKSKTILVVCRTGNRSDMASQALASNGFKKVWNVVPGMSEWNGPTETKVN, encoded by the coding sequence ATGGAAACTGTTAAGACAAATGCTACAGTCGATGCAAAAGGGCTTGCATGCCCAATGCCGATTGTCAGAACGAAAAAAGCAATCAACAATTTGAATCCGGGCGAGGTTTTAGAAGTGCTCGCAACGGATAAAGGTTCAAGGGCAGATATCCAGGCATGGTCTAAAAGCTCTGGCAACCAATACCTTGGAACAATTGAAGAAGGCGATGTTCTAAAGCACTACATCCGCAAAGGCGGTTCAGGTGAAGAACAGGAAGAAACAAAATTCGAGAACATTGTTTCCAACGAAGATGTTCTTAAGAAGCTGGAAGCAAACGAAGATGTTCTTGTACTGGATGTTAGGGAACCAGCTGAATATGCATTTGGACATATTCCAAATGCGGTCTCAGTTCCTTTCGGGGATCTTGAAAACCGGATGGGAGAACTTGATAAATCCAAAACAATCCTTGTAGTTTGCCGCACAGGCAACAGAAGTGATATGGCATCCCAGGCACTAGCTAGCAATGGCTTCAAGAAAGTTTGGAATGTTGTACCAGGCATGTCCGAATGGAACGGGCCAACTGAAACGAAAGTTAATTAA
- a CDS encoding M6 family metalloprotease domain-containing protein — protein sequence MLKVLSTSALSLALAGSAVFAGVSANDSAVKPQSKYELSLAHHVGAAPELVDRAKELGIDISKVDPAEKIAQTGAKFQQPGDNHVAYKEATGDIPVLVILAKYKDGDEPVGDMKGQVPAHYYEDLIFGSEYNPYELPQFQKYDGPDVPKDRTMQNAYKESSYGKTNLIRKENTEFVWVELPRGASYYLDQEGTYAEGGVYKLGNVNGDAHTGEFIRDLLKAADDQVDFSKYANEDGEVPNVFVVHEGTGAEYSRDPAQFWSHKWSLLSALYYGKYYETGKTAPQYEGISQGAWIDRTVKEDMTYDGVVVNNYNIQPGIGGNVAGFDAATNTYKEESKTGPFPVQTGVYAHEFGHALGLPDFYDTLYSSEGVGNYSMMAGGSWMRYPNKAEYGGNSPTHFDPFSKVFLGWANPIEVKPGEVREITLPAANKAKADNGIVKMEVPGSNGTEYFLFENMQQDGFNKGMIRQGENAHGLVAWHVDENVINLYQTAGFRPNNVENWMNKRFQYNQSQTASNGDVVTHYGLSVLQADGLYNLEKNMNRGDAGDFFKTGSKITPVSGNVHSGSYYFWKGLSDTPADSGIHVTNIKENKDGSITAKFFYNFNSSVK from the coding sequence TTGTTAAAGGTCCTTTCAACTTCGGCGTTATCCCTTGCTTTGGCAGGAAGCGCAGTTTTTGCGGGAGTCAGTGCAAATGATTCCGCGGTTAAGCCGCAAAGTAAATATGAACTAAGTCTTGCTCACCATGTAGGTGCAGCTCCTGAGCTTGTTGATAGAGCTAAGGAATTAGGGATTGATATTTCCAAGGTTGATCCTGCAGAGAAAATTGCCCAGACTGGAGCAAAGTTCCAGCAGCCTGGTGACAATCATGTTGCATATAAGGAAGCAACTGGTGATATCCCGGTACTGGTTATTTTGGCTAAGTACAAAGATGGAGATGAGCCGGTTGGCGATATGAAGGGTCAAGTCCCAGCTCATTACTATGAAGATTTAATTTTTGGAAGCGAATATAATCCTTATGAGCTGCCGCAATTCCAAAAGTATGATGGCCCAGATGTTCCAAAAGACCGTACGATGCAAAATGCTTACAAGGAATCAAGTTACGGAAAAACCAACCTTATCCGCAAAGAGAACACTGAATTTGTATGGGTTGAGCTGCCAAGGGGAGCTTCTTACTATCTTGACCAGGAAGGCACATACGCTGAAGGCGGAGTGTACAAGCTTGGAAACGTAAACGGTGACGCTCATACTGGCGAATTCATTCGTGACCTGTTAAAAGCAGCAGATGATCAAGTGGATTTCTCTAAATACGCTAATGAAGATGGCGAAGTTCCAAATGTATTCGTCGTCCATGAAGGTACTGGCGCTGAATACAGCCGTGACCCGGCGCAATTCTGGTCTCATAAGTGGAGCTTGCTAAGTGCATTGTACTATGGAAAGTATTATGAAACTGGCAAGACTGCACCTCAGTACGAAGGAATCAGCCAGGGAGCATGGATTGACAGAACAGTCAAAGAAGACATGACCTACGATGGAGTAGTCGTTAACAACTACAACATCCAGCCAGGTATCGGCGGTAACGTAGCTGGTTTCGATGCTGCGACTAACACGTATAAAGAAGAATCGAAAACAGGACCATTCCCAGTACAAACTGGTGTTTATGCTCACGAATTTGGACATGCTTTAGGATTGCCTGATTTCTACGACACACTTTACTCATCAGAAGGTGTAGGAAACTATTCCATGATGGCAGGCGGCTCATGGATGCGCTATCCGAATAAAGCTGAGTACGGCGGCAACTCACCAACACACTTCGATCCATTCTCAAAGGTTTTCCTAGGATGGGCAAATCCAATCGAAGTCAAGCCAGGTGAAGTAAGAGAAATAACATTGCCTGCAGCAAACAAAGCTAAGGCAGACAACGGAATCGTGAAAATGGAAGTTCCGGGTTCAAATGGCACTGAATACTTCCTGTTTGAAAACATGCAACAGGATGGTTTTAACAAAGGTATGATCCGTCAGGGTGAAAACGCCCATGGTCTAGTTGCATGGCATGTGGATGAAAATGTCATTAACTTATACCAGACAGCTGGGTTCCGTCCGAATAATGTTGAAAACTGGATGAACAAGCGCTTCCAGTACAACCAGTCACAGACGGCAAGCAATGGCGATGTGGTAACGCACTATGGATTATCCGTCCTTCAGGCAGATGGTTTGTATAACCTTGAGAAGAACATGAATCGCGGCGATGCTGGTGACTTCTTCAAGACTGGCAGCAAGATCACTCCTGTTTCTGGAAATGTACACTCTGGTTCTTACTACTTCTGGAAAGGCTTAAGTGATACACCTGCTGATTCTGGAATCCACGTGACGAACATCAAGGAAAACAAAGATGGATCAATCACGGCTAAATTTTTCTATAACTTTAATTCAAGCGTGAAATAA
- a CDS encoding BMP family ABC transporter substrate-binding protein — translation MKRIMYIFFIAVLLAGGLAGCANTELKAKERVKIGIMLSDVGLGDQSFSDAAFAGLTKARDELDILFDYRELQEAGSYEKGFTELVEDGNDLVIGLGFMVLEDLEKVAKKYPEQQFILVDSVSEMENITSITFKEEQGSFLAGAVAGMTTKSKVVGFVGGADVPLIRKFKSGFEQGVKAVKPDAEIKVAYSEDFGNADLGGKIAAGMIDEGADVLYAAAGFTGVGVLKEAQARKKFAIGVDSDQYFFAEKAIITSMLKNVDIALYEAVKEFQSEKKLKSRQIELGINEKGVGLAPIRVIKLSPEQEKTLKDLEEKLSTNEVSIQLD, via the coding sequence ATGAAACGAATTATGTATATATTTTTTATCGCAGTTTTACTCGCAGGGGGACTTGCTGGCTGCGCCAACACAGAGTTGAAGGCGAAGGAAAGGGTTAAAATTGGCATCATGTTGTCTGACGTCGGACTTGGCGATCAATCTTTTAGTGATGCAGCGTTTGCCGGACTGACAAAAGCAAGGGATGAATTGGATATTCTTTTTGATTATCGTGAGCTGCAGGAAGCAGGCAGCTATGAAAAGGGGTTTACTGAGCTGGTGGAAGACGGAAATGATCTTGTCATCGGGCTTGGTTTCATGGTTCTTGAGGATTTGGAAAAAGTCGCAAAGAAATATCCGGAACAACAGTTTATACTGGTGGATTCGGTATCAGAAATGGAGAATATCACATCGATTACTTTTAAAGAAGAACAGGGCAGCTTCCTGGCCGGTGCGGTTGCCGGGATGACCACCAAATCAAAGGTCGTCGGATTTGTGGGCGGTGCGGATGTGCCGCTGATCCGCAAATTCAAATCGGGATTTGAGCAGGGTGTGAAAGCAGTCAAGCCGGATGCTGAGATAAAGGTCGCTTACTCTGAGGATTTTGGCAATGCTGACCTTGGAGGAAAGATTGCTGCAGGAATGATCGATGAAGGTGCTGATGTTCTTTATGCTGCCGCTGGTTTTACCGGAGTAGGTGTATTGAAGGAAGCGCAAGCCAGGAAAAAGTTTGCGATTGGTGTAGATAGCGACCAATACTTTTTTGCCGAAAAGGCCATTATTACTTCCATGCTGAAGAATGTGGATATCGCACTATATGAAGCAGTTAAGGAGTTCCAATCCGAGAAGAAGCTTAAATCAAGGCAAATCGAACTGGGCATTAATGAAAAAGGTGTCGGGCTTGCACCAATCCGGGTCATCAAGCTGAGTCCAGAGCAGGAAAAAACCTTGAAAGACTTGGAAGAGAAATTATCAACAAATGAAGTTTCAATTCAGCTAGATTAA